In Pseudomonas sp. ADAK2, the genomic window ATGTGCGTGCGAGCGAAACGCATGCCGCGCACGTTGCCTTGATCGTCGAGCAACACTTCTTCCGGTTGCGCCCAGGTCAGCAGACGCACCTGATTGGCCTTGGCGATGTCCTGTTCGTGACCGGTGGCGCCCATGTCCTCGACGCCACGGCGATAGACCAGATTCACATCACGGGCCCCGAGACGGGCCATTTGCACGGCCATGTCGATCGCCGTGTTGCCGGCGCCGAGGACGATGCAACGGTCGGCCAGCGGCAGTTGCGTCAGGTCATCGGCCTGGCGCAGTTCGCGGATGTAATCGGTGGCGGCGACCAGGCCCGGCGCATCTTCGTGGTCCAGCCCCAGTTGTTTGCTGGCGGCCAGGCCAAGGCCGAGAAACACTGCGTCGAATTGCTGGTGCAGTTCGCTCAGGGTCAGGTTCTCGCCGAGCTTCTGCCCGTGACGGATTTCGATGCCGCCGATTTGCAGGAGGAAATCCAGTTCCTTCTGCGCGTAGTCGTCCACCAGCTTGTACTTGGCGATCCCGTATTCATTGAGGCCACCGGCCTTTTCCCTGGCTTCGAAAATCACCACGTCATGGCCGTGCATCGCGCTGCGGTGAGCGCAGGACAAACCGGCGGGGCCGGCACCCACCACCGCGATGCGCTTGCCGGTGGCGGCAGCGCGCTGGAACGGGTGTTCGCTGAAGTGTGCGTTGTCCACGGCGTAGCGTTGCAGCAGGCCGATCAACACCGGTGCGCACTCGTGGTCGTTGTTGCGCACACAGGCCTGCTGACACAGGATTTCCGTCGGGCAAACCCGGGCACAACTGCCGCCGAGGATGTTCGCGGAGAGGATTTTCTGCGCGGCGCCCTGGACGTTTTCCTGATGGATATTGCGGATGAACGATGGAATATCGATCTCGCTCGGACAGGCATTCACGCACGGCGCGTCGTAGCAATACAGACAGCGCGAGGCTTCCAGATGCGCCTGACGGTCGTTGAGCGGCGGCGCCAGGTCGGTGAAATGGCCGGCGAGGGCGGCCGCATTCTCGAAGGGATGCGGGAGGTGGTTCAGGGTCTTGATCACGGTTTAAGGCCTCATGGTTTTTGAGGTGTCTGCCTCTGGTGGGCATTGGGTATTCATGCATGACCTGTGGCGAGGGAGCTTGCTCCCGCTGGGTGGCGAAGCCGCCCCAAATCCAGTCGATTGAATACTCCTGACACTCAGGGTCGACAGGTGTTGGGCCTGCTACGCAGGCCAGCGGGAGCAAGCTCCCTCGCCACAGGGGTCAGCGCTTGACGGCAACCGGTTTGTTCAACTCGGCCCGTTTACTCAGCAAATCAAACACCGCCGGATACGCCGGCCGTTCGACATACCGCCCGGCCCCACGCTCGGCGCGCAGGTCGCCATCGGCCCAGACCACGCGGCCCTGGCTGATGGTATGGCTGGGCACGCCGCGCACGGTCTTGCCTTCGAAGATGTTGAAGTCCACCTGCTGATGGTGGGTCTTGGCGGAGATGGTCCGCGTACCTTCCGGATCCCACAGCACCAGGTCGGCATCGGCACCGATACGGATTGCGCCTTTGCGTGGGTAGAGGTTGAAGATCTTCGCGGTGTTGGTGGAGGTGAGGGCGACGAAGTCCTGCATCGTAAAGCGCCCGGTGTTCACCCCTTCATCCCAGAGCACCGCCATACGGTCTTCGATACCGGCGGTGCCATTCGGGATCTTGCTGAAGTCGTCACGCCCGGCGGCTTTTTGCTCGGCACAGAAGCAGCAGTGGTCGGTAGCGGTGGTGTGCAGGTTGCCCGATTGCAGGCCGTGCCACAGCGCCTCTTGATGACCGCGAGGGCGGAAGGGCGGGCTCATCACGTAACCGGCGGCGGTCTGCCAGTTCGGGTGTTGATAGACGCTGTCGTCCAGCAGCAAATGCCCGGCGAGCACTTCACCGTAGACCTGCTGCCCCTTGCTGCGGGCGTAAGTGATTTCGTCGAGGGCTTCCTTGGTCGAGACATGAACCATGTACAACGGCGTGCCGATGGTTTCGGCAATGCGAATCGCCCGGCTCGCGGCTTCACCCTCCACTTGCGACGGTCGCGACAGCGGATGCGCTTCCGGGCCGGTAATCCCTTGGGCCATCAACTTGCGTTGCAGGTGATAGACCAACTCACCGTTTTCCGCATGCACGGTCGGCACCGCGCCGAGTTCCAGGCAGCGCTCGAAACTCGCCACCAGGGTGTCGTCGGCGGCCATGATCGCGTTCTTGTAGGCCATGAAATGCTTGAAGCTGTTGATGCCGTGATGGCTGACCAGTTCGGCCATTTCCTCGCGCACCTGCTCGCTCCACCAGGTGATCGCGACATGGAAGCCGTAATCCGACGCCGACTTCTCGGCCCAGCCGCGCCACTGATGAAAGGCTTCCATCAACGACTGCTGCGGATTGGGAATCACGAAGTCGATGATCGACGTCGTACCCCCGGCCAGACCCGCCGCCGTGCCACTGAAAAAGTCTTCACTGGCCACCGTGCCCATGAAGGGCAGTTGCATGTGAGTGTGGGGGTCGATGCCGCCGGGCATCAGGTATTGGCCGCTGCCGTCGAGCACTTCGGCACCGGCCGGAACATCGAGGTTTTCACCAATGGCTTTGATCACGCCGTCGGCGCAATACACATCAGCACGGTAACTTTCATCATGGGTAACAACGGTGGCGCCACGGATCAACAGAGACATTCCGAGTTCCTCGCAGGCATGACCGACTTATGCCGGTTCTAAATGTTTTATATGAAGCCGACGCAAACAGGTGTATTCCTGTCAGCGCTGTCAGGAATAGACGCTAGCTGGTGTTGATGGAATGAGCAAGATTATTTTTTATAAGCTTATATCGTAATTAAGTTGTTGATAAATAACGATTAAAAACAACAATCACCAAAATGGTGAGGCCAATCACCATTTTGACGCACTTGACAGGATCGAAAAAAAGACCAGATTTCCTATGTGAAATCAGCCGCTTGAGGATGGTCTATGGTTGATGCGCAAGTTTGAAAAAAAGAGGGATGCACCAGATTGAGTCCTGACGGTTCCGACAACTTGCTGCGCATTCGGCCTGAGTGATGTGGCAAGTAATCGAAGACTCGATAGTTGAATTAATAAAACTGATGAACATCAGTTGTTTAGCAAAGTTTTATGGCACGGCGCGAGGCGCCAGCGGGGACCCCGGCACGTTTATTGATGCCGCCGCTGACACCTTGGCCGGTCCATGAAAGTTGTCAGTTCCTCCGGCCATCGTCGGCTCGTGCCCCCAGGCGCCAGCCCCTGATGAGCAAAAATAATTCAAAGAACAGTGGAGCGGCCATGCAACAGATCAGATCGCAAGTGACCGAGCGCGACGGCTTGTTTGAGCTCGAAGCCGGCACCGACGTCCTCGACAGTCCCCGTTACAACCACGACATGGCACCGACCAAGGTGCACGAACGAACCTGGAACAAATGGCACATCACCGCGCTGTGGATCGGTATGTCGATCTGCGTGCCGACCTACACCCTCGGCGGCGTGCTGACCGCGTATTTCGGCCTGAGTGTCGGCGAAGCGTTGCTGGCGATACTGTTTGCCAACCTCATCGTCCTGATCCCGCTGACCCTCAACGCCTTCGCCGGCACCAAGTACGGCATTCCGTTCCCGGTGTTGCTGCGCTCGTCGTTTGGCATCCTCGGCTCGAACGTGCCCTGTCTGATTCGGGCGCTGGTGGCCTGTGGCTGGTTCGGCATCCAGACGATGTTTGGCGGCCTGGCCATTCACTTGTTCCTGGGCTCGGTTTTCGAAGGCTGGAAATCCCTCGGTGGCACCGGTGAAGTGATCGGTTTCATGGTGTTCTGGGCGCTGAACCTGTGGGTGGTGCTGCGCGGCGCCGAGTCGATCAAATGGTTGGAAACCCTGTCCGCGCCGCTGTTGGTGGCGGTCGGCATCGGGTTGCTGGTGTGGGCGATGCCCAATGTGTCGATGACCGAGTTGCTGGCGATCCCGCCGAAACGTCCTGAAGGCGCGAGCGTGGTCAGTTATTTTGCTGCCGGGCTGACGGCGATGGTCGGGTTCTGGGCCACGTTGTCCCTGAACATCCCCGACTTCAGCCGCTATGCCAAAAGCCAGAAGGACCAGATCCTCGGGCAGATTTTCGGCTTGCCCCTGACCATGTTCCTGTTCGCCGCCCTCGGTGTGGTGATGACCGCGGCGTCGGTGAAACTGGTGGGCGTGACCGTTTCCGATCCGGTCAGCCTGATCGGGCATATCCAGAGCCCGGTCTGGGTTGCCGTGGCGATGGCGCTGATCATCATCGCCACGTTGTCGACCAACACCGCAGCGAACATCGTCTCGCCGACCAATGACTTCCAGAACATCGCACCGAAGGTCATTAATCGGACCAAAGCCGTGATGTTGACCGGTGTGGTCGGGTTGCTGTTGATGGGCCATGAACTGCTGAAAAAACTCGGGCTGATCGTCTCTGACGTGAGCCTGGAAACCGTTTACTCCAACTGGCTGCTCGGCTATTCCAGCCTGCTCGGGCCCATCGCCGGGATCATGGTCGTGGACTATTTCCTGATCAAGAAACAGCAACTGGACCTGGCCGGGCTCTATCGCGATGACGTGTACCCGGCGTGGAACTGGTTTGGCTTTATCGCCTTTGGGGTGCCGGTGGTGCTGACCTTGCTGTCGCTGGGTAGCGATGCGTTCAGTTGGTTCTACAGCTATGGCTGGTTTACCGGCTCGGCGCTGGGCGGGTTGATTTATTACGGGTTGTGTTCGATGCGCCCGAGCCCGTCTGTTGCGAAATCTCCGGTGTAATGATCGTTCCCACGCTCTGCGTGGGAACGCAGCCCGGGACGCTCCG contains:
- a CDS encoding NAD(P)-dependent oxidoreductase; protein product: MIKTLNHLPHPFENAAALAGHFTDLAPPLNDRQAHLEASRCLYCYDAPCVNACPSEIDIPSFIRNIHQENVQGAAQKILSANILGGSCARVCPTEILCQQACVRNNDHECAPVLIGLLQRYAVDNAHFSEHPFQRAAATGKRIAVVGAGPAGLSCAHRSAMHGHDVVIFEAREKAGGLNEYGIAKYKLVDDYAQKELDFLLQIGGIEIRHGQKLGENLTLSELHQQFDAVFLGLGLAASKQLGLDHEDAPGLVAATDYIRELRQADDLTQLPLADRCIVLGAGNTAIDMAVQMARLGARDVNLVYRRGVEDMGATGHEQDIAKANQVRLLTWAQPEEVLLDDQGNVRGMRFARTHMVDGRLQTTGQTFELAADGIFKAIGQAFDGSALADPLARELKRQGERIQVDENLRTSIPGVYAGGDCTSLDQDLTVQAVQHGKLAAEAINAQLMLNVEAA
- the hydA gene encoding dihydropyrimidinase — its product is MSLLIRGATVVTHDESYRADVYCADGVIKAIGENLDVPAGAEVLDGSGQYLMPGGIDPHTHMQLPFMGTVASEDFFSGTAAGLAGGTTSIIDFVIPNPQQSLMEAFHQWRGWAEKSASDYGFHVAITWWSEQVREEMAELVSHHGINSFKHFMAYKNAIMAADDTLVASFERCLELGAVPTVHAENGELVYHLQRKLMAQGITGPEAHPLSRPSQVEGEAASRAIRIAETIGTPLYMVHVSTKEALDEITYARSKGQQVYGEVLAGHLLLDDSVYQHPNWQTAAGYVMSPPFRPRGHQEALWHGLQSGNLHTTATDHCCFCAEQKAAGRDDFSKIPNGTAGIEDRMAVLWDEGVNTGRFTMQDFVALTSTNTAKIFNLYPRKGAIRIGADADLVLWDPEGTRTISAKTHHQQVDFNIFEGKTVRGVPSHTISQGRVVWADGDLRAERGAGRYVERPAYPAVFDLLSKRAELNKPVAVKR
- a CDS encoding NCS1 family nucleobase:cation symporter-1, with protein sequence MQQIRSQVTERDGLFELEAGTDVLDSPRYNHDMAPTKVHERTWNKWHITALWIGMSICVPTYTLGGVLTAYFGLSVGEALLAILFANLIVLIPLTLNAFAGTKYGIPFPVLLRSSFGILGSNVPCLIRALVACGWFGIQTMFGGLAIHLFLGSVFEGWKSLGGTGEVIGFMVFWALNLWVVLRGAESIKWLETLSAPLLVAVGIGLLVWAMPNVSMTELLAIPPKRPEGASVVSYFAAGLTAMVGFWATLSLNIPDFSRYAKSQKDQILGQIFGLPLTMFLFAALGVVMTAASVKLVGVTVSDPVSLIGHIQSPVWVAVAMALIIIATLSTNTAANIVSPTNDFQNIAPKVINRTKAVMLTGVVGLLLMGHELLKKLGLIVSDVSLETVYSNWLLGYSSLLGPIAGIMVVDYFLIKKQQLDLAGLYRDDVYPAWNWFGFIAFGVPVVLTLLSLGSDAFSWFYSYGWFTGSALGGLIYYGLCSMRPSPSVAKSPV